From the Pomacea canaliculata isolate SZHN2017 linkage group LG4, ASM307304v1, whole genome shotgun sequence genome, one window contains:
- the LOC112562722 gene encoding uncharacterized protein LOC112562722: MSGIQAVPPKGGYSASPRYGRRVNTSHDQTFYSTTSAWSSSYDTENTRDDNYTERDDTFTERDATRSQREVSFSQKDISASNVGYVGERSADRYHLDYEKNEWSCDGTGGWQKLSVLLLGLGFLCHLIAVTTPYWTAGYMSQQMVLYEGIWVSCYRETTVGRWICTTYNGIRKVNGLPSWYQAAQILAVLGFLILLPVLVVMTPYTCIPNLRRRSQASWAFIVLLSSSVICSFLSIVVYGGVTPTSRTSHQARSTTTSPSPCKSSVFFSASLHSHPRARLVPGSRYGATCPAKARAAPRFPNGPRV, encoded by the exons ATGAGTGGCATCCAGGCTGTGCCGCCCAAGGGAGGCTACAGCGCCAGTCCGCGCTACGGACGGCGAGTGAACACCTCTCACGACCAGACCTTCTACAGCACCACCTCCGCCTGGAGCAGCAGCTACGACACTGAAAACACCAGAGACGACAACTACACTGAGAGGGATGACACCTTCACGGAGCGGGATGCCACGCGCTCTCAGAGGGAAGTCTCGTTTTCGCAGAAAGACATCAGCGCCTCCAACGTGGGATACGTAGGCGAGCGGTCTGCCGACAGGTACCACCTCGACTACGAGAAGAACGAGTGGAGCTGTGACGGGACTGGGGGCTGGCAGAAGCTGTCGGTGCTTCTGCTGGGACTGGGCTTCCTCTGCCACCTCATTGCCGTCACGACTCCTTACTGGACAGCTGGCTACATGAGCCAACAGATGGTGCTGTACGAGGGCATCTGGGTGAGCTGCTACAGAGAGACTACGGTCGGCAGGTGGATCTGTACAACATATAACGGAATCAGGAAAGTTAATGGTCTGCCCT CCTGGTACCAGGCGGCTCAGATCCTAGCGGTGCTGGGTTTTCTCATCCTGCTGCCAGTTTTGGTCGTCATGACGCCCTACACCTGCATCCCCAACCTCAGGCGCCGTTCGCAGGCCTCCTGGGCCTTTATCGTCTTGTTGTCGTCGTCAG TGATCTGCTCCTTCCTGAGCATCGTGGTCTACGGAGGGGTTACCCCGACAAGCAGGACTTCCCACCAGGCGAGGTCTACTACCACTTCTCCTTCGCCCTGCAAATCATCGGTTTTCTTCTCTGCCTCGCTTCACTCTCACCCACGTGCGCGACTCGTACCGGGCTCAAGGTATGGGGCAACCTGTCCTGCCAAAGCGCGCGCAGCACCGAGGTTTCCAAACGGGCCCCGAGTGTAG